The genomic interval GCGGGCCGCCGCCGCGGTCGACGACGTCGAGGACGAGGAGCTGGTCGACGAGGCCGAGGACGCCCCGAACGATCTGGACGACGCCTTCGACGAGGAGCTCGACGACACCTTCGGCGACGAGGCGCCCGGCGCCGAGGCGCCGGAGGGTCCCGAGGCCGCCGCGCACGAGGAGGAGGCACGATGAGGATCCGGTACATCCGCGGCGAGATCCTCGCCGGCCTGTGGCGCAACGTCACCATGGTGATCTCGGTCGTCATCGTGACCGCCGTCTCCCTCACCTTCGTGGGCGCGGGACTGCTCATGCAGAAGGAGATCGTCGAGCTCAAGCGCACCCTGGTCGAGCAGTCCCAGGTGACCGTGTTCCTGTGCTCGCCGCACTCGACGACGGCCTCGTGCGCCGGGGGAGCGGCGACCGACGCCCAGATCCAATCGGTGCGCGACGCCCTCGACGGCGACACCCTGGCGCCGTACATCGCCTCGTACACCGAGCGCGACCAGGACGAAGCGCTCGCGATCTACCAGCAGCAGTTCGAGGGCGAGGGGTTCTCCTCCGACATGACCGCCGAGGACATGCCCGTCTCCTTCCACATCACGGTCAAGGACGCCGACCGCTCCGACGCCGTCGTCCAGTTCTTCCAGGGGCGCGAC from Brachybacterium huguangmaarense carries:
- the ftsX gene encoding permease-like cell division protein FtsX, with product MRIRYIRGEILAGLWRNVTMVISVVIVTAVSLTFVGAGLLMQKEIVELKRTLVEQSQVTVFLCSPHSTTASCAGGAATDAQIQSVRDALDGDTLAPYIASYTERDQDEALAIYQQQFEGEGFSSDMTAEDMPVSFHITVKDADRSDAVVQFFQGRDGVDEVTDLLSVYAPFIRVLNQSTVFAVSLAVLMLIAAVLLVFTTIRMSVTGRRREIAIMRLVGASNLFIRAPFLLEGAVAAILGALVASGLLWVAVRYVVQGWLAPTLGAQVVRVSGADLLWAGPILVALGAILAIAASVVSLNRYLRV